A window of Ranitomeya variabilis isolate aRanVar5 chromosome 2, aRanVar5.hap1, whole genome shotgun sequence contains these coding sequences:
- the LOC143803638 gene encoding ferroportin-like — protein MSLAADLLSPTQPPDTQRAAWSQTLGYVLVITIANVANLTSTAMSIVIQRDWIVAVAGDDRGNLADMNAAVRRIDQLTNILAPLAVGQIVTFGSPVLGCGFIAGWNLVSMCAEYLLLRKIYMETPALATKSSRKDEDQELKLLSRKVENSNMDENPGDVRPSGERTEEMEETSKTFICSTRFAEPLRTFRDGWVAYARQSVFWAGVGLAFLYMTVLGFDGITIAYAYTQGLSGSVLSVLMGASAISGIIGTVAFTGLRRRCGLVRTGLVSGLAQLGSLALCALSVFMSGSPLDLTVSPSGAAGTRDLEGASLTTVSPGGLPQGFLTTGIQDLRNSSNSTTSGPNAPFTSVSLLFAGIIAAKMGLWSFDLTVTQLLQENVVESERGVVHGVQSSMNGLLDLLHYILAMAAPAPDTFGLLVLTSVGFVVMGHMMYFRFAYTNLGRKLFSCSSSDERGAGGDRQRGDSSV, from the exons ACGCTCGGCTATGTCCTGGTGATTACTATCGCCAACGTTGCCAATCTGACCAGCACTGCCATGTCCATCGTCATTCAGAGGGACTGGATTGTCGCTGTCGCCGGAGACGACAGGGGCAACTTAGCAG ATATGAACGCCGCGGTGAGACGCATCGACCAGCTGACAAACATCCTGGCCCCGTTGGCGGTTGGGCAGATCGTGACCTTTGGTTCTCCGGTCCTCGGCTGCGGATTCATCGCTGGATGGAACTTGGTGTCGATGTGCGCGGAATATCTGCTGCTGCGCAAGATTTATATGGAGACGCCGGCGCTGGCCACAAAATCCTCCCGAAAAGATGAGGATCAAGAACTGAAGCTCCTGAGCAGAAAAG TTGAAAACTCAAATATGGATGAAAATCCTGGAGACGTCCGGCCCTCGGGAGAGAGGactgaggagatggaggagacgTCTAAAACATTCATCTGCAGCACCAGATTCGCAGAGCCCCTCCGCACCTTCCGCGATGGGTGGGTGGCGTACGCCAGGCAGTCCGTGTTCTGGGCTGGAGTGGGTCTGGCGTTCCTCTACATGACCGTCCTTGGGTTTGACGGTATCACCATTGCGTACGCTTACACACAAGGTCTGAGTGGCTCAGTCCTCAGTGTCCTCATGGGAGCCTCCGCCATTTCTGGGATCATAGGGACCGTGGCGTTCACCGGGCTCAGGAGGAGATGCGGTCTGGTTCGTACAGGATTGGTTTCAGGACTGGCTCAGCTCGGCAGCCTCGCTCTTTGCGCTCTCTCAGTTTTCATGTCGGGAAGTCCATTGGATCTTACAGTTTCACCATCTGGAGCTGCTGGCACTCGCGATCTTGAAGGAGCATCCCTAACTACAGTATCTCCTGGTGGGCTTCCTCAGGGGTTCCTCACAACCGGCATCCAAGATCTGAGGAATAGCTCCAACTCTACGACCAGCGGACCCAACGCTCCATTCACCTCCGTCAGTTTACTCTTTGCTGGAATTATAGCAGCTAAAATGG GTCTTTGGTCCTTCGATCTGACGGTCACTCAGCTCCTCCAAGAAAACGTTGTAGAGTCGGAGAGAGGAGTGGTACATGGCGTCCAGAGCTCCATGAACGGCCTGCTGGACCTGCTGCATTACATCCTGGCGATGGCGGCTCCGGCCCCGGACACGTTCGGACTGCTCGTTCTCACCTCCGTGGGCTTTGTTGTGATGGGACACATGATGTATTTTCGGTTCGCTTACACAAATCTAGGAAGGAAATTGTTTTCTTGTTCTTCATCTGATGAGAGAGGAGCGGGAGGCGACCGGCAGCGCGGAGATTCTTCTGTTTAA